The genomic DNA ATCCAATCCTCCATATCATCTTTTGGTCCACCCTCATCCACATCATCCTCTTTTAGTCCATCatccttttttggtttattatccTCGACATCTTCTTTTGGTCAACCATCTCGACAACTTTACCTTTTTTGTCTAATTATCTTTCATAGACAACTTATCTTTAATAATATGGATAACTAATTTGAACTCGTTGACAACTTCATTAATATAATTCTCGTCGACaagttataaaaatgaaatttgtgGACAAGTCTATGACTTTCTCTAATAACTTATCCATCAGATATTGTCCACGACAATCACTCTCTTTCATATAAGGATATTTTCATGGGAATTTGATTAGAAATGCCACTTTCCAAACAAAAGTTGTGGAAAATACCACTTTccaattttcattttcaaaactaccatttttaattttgtgccatatataaaaagatgaaaataccCTTTCATTAAATCATCATTAAATCATtgattattataatttacaattaagattttgaaaataaatcaagattGACATTAATTATTTGTAAACATGTTGTTCATCATTATGTAACAATGTGGTGGACAAAAAACCTTGGTTGTTGTATATTGTCTCCCGGAATTGCAGATATGCAGTGTGGACATTGTTTTGAGTTAGTAGTGGACATGAATCTTCATACTAAACATTGGTTATGGTCCACTCAAGAGACGAAGAACATAATGGTGATGGACGAAAAACCTTGGCTACTAGATGTGGTCCACCGTATCTACAGACCTGCAGTGTGGACAAGTTTTTTGTTAGCAatggaaacaaaacacatgACCAAACATATATGGTCCACTAAAGAGATAGAAGGACATTatagtggtggacaaaaacttGGTCGgttggatctggtccaccggaTCTGGAAACCTGCAGTGTGGACAAGTTTGATAGTGGTAGACAAAAACTTGGTCGGTAGGTTTTGGTCCACCGAACACCAGATTTGCAGACCTCAAGTGTGGATAGATTTTATTGTTAGCAATGGACACAAAACACATtaccaaacatatatagtcCACTAAAGAGAATGAAGGACATAATAGGGATAGACAAAAACCTGGACGgctggatctggtccaccggaGTTGCAGACCTGCGGTTTTGTCTGCCTGCAGTCGGGTATAAGAACTCTGGAACTAGACCTAGCGGTTTCACTTGCCACGGTAGAGCAAACAGATCAGATGAAGAATTGTGTCTTGATGAAGAATTTCTCCATTATATGCAGGCTAAAGACTGAAACAGATGGAGTTTTGCAGAAAGAGATTCaatttgttttaccaaaaaaaaaaatagagattcaGTTTGTGTTGTAGCACCGACAACAGACTAAGAAACACtgagatagaagaagatgaaaaattgagagagaatgaagatggagaaacaaaaaagtcgATGGTTAGaatgaggagagagagatttattttgtggaaaaaaaattatgttaaattcttaattttgtgTTAGAAATAAGAAAGGGTATAATGGTATTTCAGTTATGGGGTTGTGGCAAGCGGGAAAAAGAATTGGGAAAAATGGCATTGACCAAAATGTTTGGTACTGTACATGGCAGTTTTGAGAAAATTCtctattttcatcttttaatCACATATGAACAGTAGAAATATGACATTTTTAGAAAGATGAGGCAAATGTGGCATTCtccaaaacttttataaaaaatgtagcatatttggcaaaaatcttataatattaCAGCTATTTTATTGATATTCCACATCGCTGACGAAAGAGCATTTATAAAGACATTTCTTCAAAATCTCAAGTGTTTGAAAATTATAGTTGCTCTCTTGTTTGATTCATGTTCTCTTATTTGTTGGCTTAGATATGTCATAAACTAAGTGCTAGTgctttcttatttgatttaatGACGACATATCATTGATGAGTTTCAAAACTATATAGTAGTAGACACATTTGGTAAGCCTACTACTGCTTATGTCAGTTAAAAGATATGTAGAACTGCATGTACttcctttgaaaaaaaaaacgagattaatttattattaatataattaggAATTAGCAAATGCTAAAAAACCAATAACGAATCatgaaaaaacaataaaaataacaaatgtaGTATGATAATTGAGCTAACAATCCAAACATGTATTGACAACTACAAGTGAATCAAACATATAGTAAATCAATCATTCATATTGACAATTAAAATGTCGAAAACCTGTAGATATATAGTAGTAGATTATCATGCAACCACTTATTACAATGGATGAGAGATCTAAATTAGaataataaagttaaaacaGTTATAAATTATGTAATCTCAAAATCTCAGTCCAACAATAGCTAAGTTGATGAAATCATAATTAGCTAGTCAACTCGTTGTTAATGCATGAAAGACAACCTTTCAAAATTATCACGATCTTGCGGGTAAGATCAAAAGTCATCTCTTTAATCTCTCACAAACAAATCACTGCTTGAATTGTAGCACAACTGAAACAAAACGGGGCAAAAATCCATATATCAAGGTTTTAAAAGAAAcgatttgaagtttttttttttttaatggctttaacaaaagaagaaaaatgtttctgtaatttttttaaaaaaaactttcatcaccatatacaatattataaataaataatcaactAAAAACTGCTCTCCGTCTTTCTCCCTAGGCGATCGTTCATCCTTTCTCCAGCAAAAACTCTTTTCTTGCTATTGATTCCGGCCGGTGCTGGCTTCTCCGGCGTCGGTCGGCCCTCTCTTTTATTctagtttttcattttcctactttatatatttttaagatataaaaatgttttaccatcttctatttcttttcaCCCTTATGGTTATCGCTGCTATTCTCTATGCTGGTTATAGGGGTTTTATGGGACATCTCTCCTTTTTTCCGGCAGTTATCTCCACACCGAAGTCCATGATTCGATGTGAtgtattctctttgttcttgcaGATCTATAAATGGAGAATTCGAGATATGGTGTTTTCACAACCATTTTCACATTTTTCAGTGGTCATTCAATCCGCTGATGTCAATCAATTCTTCTTAATGGATCTGCTCTGGAAGAAACACCCATGAAAACCACCATGGAGAAAGAGACAATTTGGGGATGAAGATGTAGTGATAGTAAGCAATTATCAATGGATGAATAAGGCGAATCTGATTTTGATATCACGAAGGAGACAAGTTCCAGATGCAAGTCTAACAACATTTAGTCTCAGTTTATTAATCAAGGTTATGCCAAgtgcattttggagtttcaTCTATAAGATGATAGCCATTTACAATTGTATGAGAGGGTGACTTAACAGATGTTATCTGTTAGCCCGTAAGGCTTCCGATTAGAAAGCAGAGTTAATCCACTCTTTCATCGAAATTGTGTTCAATTTCCTGTATTTGTGATAATTGgttgtatttgatttgcttCTGTTATTTGTAAACTCTGTTCTGATATCTATGATAATTtagtgttaaaaaataaaaataaataatcaactGTAAAAGAATTGAAAACACTTATATACCTCTCAAGACAATTTTTAATCATCCTATCTATAACTGGTTTAActtttaatcttataatttCAAACTTGAGTttgttcccaaaaaaaaacgtaatataatacatatctatatatatatatatatatatataaacaactatattcaaacttttaaagtataaaacaaaTAGTTTAAACCTTTACATCTTCTTCAAACAATCACATCTTTAACTTTATTTcaaaaacaatcacaaaactaaataaatattttgattttttcctcaGAGCCAAAGcaaaagtcacatttttccCACTTTAGAGCTTTGTCTTAATCTCACTTACTCGACCGTTCctctcaaaattttcaaaaaactcAATTTTGAATCTCACAAAAAAAGGAAGTTTCCGGCGTTAGATtcgagaaggaaaaaaaaaccgaaatctCCGGTGATAATGGGTTGCGTCTCATCGAACCTCCTTAATCACGACGAAGACTTCCCTCAACTCGGCGGTGGAAGCTCCGGCTTTGGCCACCACATCGTCAAACTCACGTCCACCACTTACGGTCTTCTAACTCTCgatcctcctccttcttctcctcctccttcctccgCCGCATTCTCCTCCGACATGCCTATGACACCGCCGGAGAAATTCAAGATCGGTACTAAATCTAAGTCGTCATTGTGGTCTGAGCCAAGGGTAATCAAGTCTGAACCGGAGGTTATTAACTCATGGGAGCTAATGTCTGGTCTCGACGGTGAGAGTTTCCGATTCACTCCTCTTCCGAAGACTCCGGTTAAGTATAAAGTCTTCGGCGGAGAGAACAAAGAGAACTCTGAACCTAATcggagaaaccctagaaaaaactTGAACGACGACGTTTTGAAACCGTTAGATCCGAACATAGATGATCCGGATCGGAGAAACCCTACGAAACCGTTGAAAGATCTGAAGTCGGCGgagagatttgagaggatttgtccTCCCGGAGGAGAGAACCGAGTGGTGATCTACACGACGTCGTTGCGCGGTGTTCGTCGGACGTTTGAGGAGTGTAACGCTGTGAGAAGCGCGGTGGAGAGTTTAGGTGTTGTGGTTTGTGAGAGAGATGTGTCTATGGATAGAGGGTTTAAAGAAGAGCTTGTGAGTCTAATGGCGAAGAGAGTTAAGGATGATGGAGCTGCTACTGCATTGCCGCCTCGGGTTTTTGTGAAGGGAATGTACATTGGTGGAGCAGAGGAAGTGTTGAGACTAGTTGAGGAAGGTTCTTTCGGAGAGCTGATCGGTGGGATTCCGAAAAAGAAAGCGGGAGGATGCGAGAGCAGCGCGTGTGATGGGTGCGGcggtttgtttttcttgccgTGTTTTAGGTGTAATGGAAGCTGTAAGATGGTGAAAGGATGGGGTAGTGCTGCTGTGGTTGTGAGATGTAATGAGTGTAACGAGAACGGTCTTGTTCCATGTCCTATTTGCAGCTGAAAGAGAGTTCTGATTTCAATCTTTTTCAGTTTGTGTCTCTTAAGCTATGGGGTGAAATAGACCAAACctatctatgtttgtttgaTGATCCGTTATGTATAATTCAATACAAATCCTCTTATGTTCTacaatgtcatcttcttcttcaaacttgtTCAGTTGAGATTGGTACTATATACGACCACAATAGGTTCAACTCTTTGGTCAACGTAATGAACCTTTTCTATGAAAGAAATAAAgcttagatgaaaaaaaaaaaacatcaatcttaGTGAATCTCATAGAACGAGTAatttcaacaaaccaagaaaaagatAACTAGCTTATAAGAAGAGTTACATGGTTGGTATTATATCTGAAGGCTGTGACACCTCGCGGCAATGTTCTCTGTCGGAAacagaatctgaagaagaagacttgttGGGTTTTCGTTTCTTCTGCGTTTCCTCTTTGTGAATTTGGTTATAATTTCTATCAGCTTTGGCAACGATCTTGGAGACGGTGAAACCAGAGTCTTCAAAAGTGTGTGATCTTTGCGGGAGCAATGAGTCACGGCAGAAGACATCAATCCCCTCGTGAGTCCATACACCTAATATCGCTTCTCCTTTGAGTCCTATCGCAAACCATCCGAGACCTGAAACAGCAATATCTACTGAACTTGTGTCCCAACTGCTTCCACTCACTCTGAATTCCTTTCTAACCCATTTTCCCAACTCTTCAACACGCTTCTCTCCAATTGGTGGCTTCATCAAGAATCAAAATGTTCAAAAAGGTTAAGACTTGTATCAAGAGCACTGTTCAAATCAAGCGTTGATCCTAACTACTTCAAGTTagttacaatttgataattatctaCAATCAAAATGGTCCTCACGTTATGTATTCTTTTCATATCAAAGCATTGTAATCTCAATGGTGTTCAATACAAAAATTCATCACATTTCTATCATCTACAACTGAAAAAAAGCCTTACCTGCAATCGACAACCGAAATGGTCCTCTAGTGTTTTGTAAGCATTCTCCTTCTTCCCCATGTGAAGTGGAACATAAGGAGACGCCCAAACCGTTACATATAACGAATCAACAGATGATTCATCAATGTCAAGTCTCATTAATCCACCAATGTGCACTGTATAACCTTcctgtaaaccaaaaaaaaaaactccaattAACAATCCCACATTTGGTTACATGTATCCAAAAAAGCCAACAACACATTCAATCTATAAAACCAGACCTTGATCCTGTAAGTCCTTGGTTTAAGTTCCTTACTGATATGAACAAGTTTCTGCTCCTCTCTAGTAAGCCTCGTCGTAATCTGATGCGGATTCAACAACCCCGGAGTATCAAACAACTTAGCCTCAAAAGGCAAAACACCTTCAATCCTAATGATCCCCAATGTAGTTCCTGGCACAGGAGCTTCAGTCAAATGCCAAACTTTCCCACCAACCACCTTCCCAACCGCATTAATCAGCGTACTTTTCCCAGCATTTTGCGATCCAACAGCCCAAACATGTCCTCTCTTCCCAGCCATAGCTGCCACATCTTCAACCAAATCCTTAACTCCCCAATTCTTAACAGGACTAACGAAATGCAACTTAGTGATCTTACTTAACCCACCTTCACGAGCTCTTTGTCTAACCCAATGCTCAAACCTAGTAGGAGACAACGAACTAGGTAACAAATCAATCTTAGTCACTACAACAACAACTCTAGGTACATTTCCTGATCTCCCTTCTTTCCAAGCCGTATTGTTCTCATCAATAGTTCTCGACACAAGCTTAGCTACTCTCTTTGGGAAAGAACCATCGAAATCAGAAGCATCAACAACCATCAACACAACAGTTCTAGCACCAGAAGCTGAACCTAGTCTCCTACCAACAGTatgatcaaaatcaaaatcaggaAGTAGATTCTCAACTGTTGGATCTTTCACTCTCCCGTAATGCCTAAGTGAATGACACCTCGCACACACCAATGGTCTAACATCTGAtggttcttgttctgtttcttcgtCTTTAGGGTTTAAGTCAGAAGAACTGTTGTTTGGTTCAATGATAAACCCTCGTTTGATTGAATCTATAAATTcaggttcttgagagattggTACAAGATCACGAAGGTTCAAATcgttcctctgtttctctgttgATGGTTTAATGAAGAAACCTGGATGTTTTGGGTTTGAGTTTTGCATATGAACTCCACAGCCTGGGCATACGGAGATGGTGATTGAAGTGGTGTCATTGTAATTCCCATCTCTGTTTAGCGGAAGCAcattagaggaagaagagtagAAACGAAGAAATGGAGATTTTGATGAAGTGTTAAAGTGAGGGGGATTGAGAAATGAAGGAGATGGGTTTGTTGTGTTGCTTCGTATGGAGGATT from Camelina sativa cultivar DH55 chromosome 2, Cs, whole genome shotgun sequence includes the following:
- the LOC104720684 gene encoding uncharacterized protein At3g28850-like; translation: MGCVSSNLLNHDEDFPQLGGGSSGFGHHIVKLTSTTYGLLTLDPPPSSPPPSSAAFSSDMPMTPPEKFKIGTKSKSSLWSEPRVIKSEPEVINSWELMSGLDGESFRFTPLPKTPVKYKVFGGENKENSEPNRRNPRKNLNDDVLKPLDPNIDDPDRRNPTKPLKDLKSAERFERICPPGGENRVVIYTTSLRGVRRTFEECNAVRSAVESLGVVVCERDVSMDRGFKEELVSLMAKRVKDDGAATALPPRVFVKGMYIGGAEEVLRLVEEGSFGELIGGIPKKKAGGCESSACDGCGGLFFLPCFRCNGSCKMVKGWGSAAVVVRCNECNENGLVPCPICS
- the LOC104720689 gene encoding GTP-binding protein BRASSINAZOLE INSENSITIVE PALE GREEN 2, chloroplastic-like, with the translated sequence MLSKAARELSSTKLKRLFALPLSSFKSSIRSNTTNPSPSFLNPPHFNTSSKSPFLRFYSSSSNVLPLNRDGNYNDTTSITISVCPGCGVHMQNSNPKHPGFFIKPSTEKQRNDLNLRDLVPISQEPEFIDSIKRGFIIEPNNSSSDLNPKDEETEQEPSDVRPLVCARCHSLRHYGRVKDPTVENLLPDFDFDHTVGRRLGSASGARTVVLMVVDASDFDGSFPKRVAKLVSRTIDENNTAWKEGRSGNVPRVVVVVTKIDLLPSSLSPTRFEHWVRQRAREGGLSKITKLHFVSPVKNWGVKDLVEDVAAMAGKRGHVWAVGSQNAGKSTLINAVGKVVGGKVWHLTEAPVPGTTLGIIRIEGVLPFEAKLFDTPGLLNPHQITTRLTREEQKLVHISKELKPRTYRIKEGYTVHIGGLMRLDIDESSVDSLYVTVWASPYVPLHMGKKENAYKTLEDHFGCRLQPPIGEKRVEELGKWVRKEFRVSGSSWDTSSVDIAVSGLGWFAIGLKGEAILGVWTHEGIDVFCRDSLLPQRSHTFEDSGFTVSKIVAKADRNYNQIHKEETQKKRKPNKSSSSDSVSDREHCREVSQPSDIIPTM